One Malaclemys terrapin pileata isolate rMalTer1 chromosome 21, rMalTer1.hap1, whole genome shotgun sequence DNA window includes the following coding sequences:
- the FBL gene encoding rRNA 2'-O-methyltransferase fibrillarin has product MRPGFSPRGGRGGFGDRGGGRGGFRGGRGGGFRSPGGSDGGFRGRGGGSGGFRGRGGPGRGGRGGGGRGGRGGFRGGKKVTVEPHRHEGVFICRGKEDALVTKNLVPGESVYGEKRISVEDSELKVEYRAWNPFRSKLAAAILGGIDQIHIKPGAKVLYLGAASGTTVSHVSDIVGPEGLVYAVEFSHRSGRDLINVAKKRTNIIPVIEDARHPHKYRMLIGMVDVIFADVAQPDQSRIVALNAHNFLKNGGHFVISIKANCIDSTAAPEAVFASEVKKMQQENMKPQEQLTLEPYERDHAVVVGIYRPAPKQKK; this is encoded by the exons ATGAGGCCAG GTTTCAGCCCCCGCGGGGGGCGTGGTGGATTCGGGGACCGTGGAGGAGGCCGAGGGGGCTTCCGGGGAGGCCGAG GTGGTGGGTTTAGATCTCCAGGTGGAAGCGATGGAGGCTTCAGAGGAAGAGGAGGCGGCAGCGGTGGTTTCCGAGGAAGaggcgggccaggccggggcggcCGTGGAGGCGGAGGTCGGGGTGGCCGAGGAGGGTTTAGAGGAGGCAAGAAGGTGACTGTGGAACCCCATAGGCATGAAG GCGTCTTCAtctgcagggggaaggaggatgcGCTGGTGACAAAGAATCTGGTGCCTGGCGAGTCTGTGTATGGGGAGAAGAGGATCTCAGTGGAG GACAGCGAGCTGAAGGTGGAGTACCGCGCCTGGAACCCCTTCCGCTCCAAGCTGGCGGCGGCCATCCTGGGCGGCATCGATCAAATCCACATCAAGCCGGGAGCCAAGGTCCTGTACCTGGGAGCTGCCTCCGGGACCACGGTCTCGCACGTCTCTGATATTGTGGGGCCG GAAGGTCTGGTCTACGCTGTGGAGTTCTCCCATCGCTCGGGCCGCGACCTCATCAACGTGGCGAAGAAACGCACCAACATCATCCCCGTCATTGAGGACGCGCGGCACCCGCACAAGTACCGCATGCTGATCG GGATGGTGGACGTGATCTTTGCTGATGTGGCCCAGCCTGACCAGTCGCGCATTGTGGCCCTAAACGCTCACAACTTCCTGAAGAACGGAGGGCACTTCGTCATCTCCATCAAG GCCAACTGCATCGATTCCACAGCGGCGCCTGAGGCCGTCTTCGCCTCCGAGGTGAAGAAGATGCAGCAGGAGAACATGAAACCCCAGGAGCAGCTGACGCTGGAGCCCTACGAGCGAGACcatgctgtggtggtggggattTACAG ACCTGCCCCCAAACAGAAGAAGTAG